CATCGCCCTGCTCACCAACGAGGGAAACGCCCGCCTGGTGACGACCCTGCCCAGAATCCACGTCGCCCTGATCGGAGTGGAGAAGCTGGTGCCGACCCTTGAGGACGCCGCCGCCGTGGTGCGCGCTCTCCCCAAGAACGCCACCGGTCAGCTCCTCACCTCTTACGTCACCTGGATCCGGGGCGCCGTCCCCTGCGGCGATGAGGAAAAGGAGCTTCACATCGTCCTTCTCGATAACGGCCGCAGCGCGTTGGCCGAATCCCCCCACTGCCGCGACGCGCTGCGCTGCATTCGCTGCGGCGGCTGCGCCAACGTCTGCCCCGTGTACCAGACGGTCGGCGGCCACGTTTTCGGCCACATCTATATCGGCGCCATCGGCATCATCCTTACCGCCTTCTTCCACGGCCTGGACAAAGCGGCAGAGATCGTCCGGGCCTGTATCGGCTGCCGCGCCTGCGTCGCCGTCTGCCCCAGCCAGATCGACCTGGAGGGCATTATTCTCCACCTGCGCGAAGTCATCGGCGATGAAGAGGGGATCGGCACCGGCAAGTCCCTGGTCTTCAGGAAGGTGATGCGCAACCGCAAAATGTTCCATTCACTGATCCGCGCCGCCAGCCTGCTGCAGAAACCGGTCACCCGGGGGGAGCGAACCATCCGCCATCTGCCGATGTTCTTCTCGTCCCTGACCGAATGGCGCACCCTGCCGGCCATCGCCGAAAAACCGCTGCGCGATCTCTTCGACACTATTCCGCAAGCGGTGGAAACGCCCCGGCACCGTGTGGCTTTCTTCGGCGGCTGCGCCAACGATTTCCTCTACCCGGAACTGGGCAAGGACCTGGTCAAGGTGATGAACCGCCTGGGAGTGGAAGTCTATTATCCGCAGGAGCAGAACTGCTGCGGCATTCCCGCCCTCTACTCGGGAGACAAGGAAACGGCGGTGGAGCTGGCGGAGCAGAACGTCAAGGCCATGCTCGCCGGCAACCCCGATTATGTGCTGACCACCTGCCCCACCTGCACCATGGCCCTGCAGCGCGATTTCGTCGAGCACCTCCGGGACAACCCCGTGTGGGCGCAGCAGGCCGAGCATCTGTCGGCGATCACCATGGACGTCTCCAAATTCATGGATGAGGTTCTGGACGCGTCCGACGTCTTCAAAGGGCTGGCCGATCCGGTGAAGGTCACCTATCACGACTCCTGCCATCTCAAGCGCGGAGCCGGAGTGTGGGAACAGCCGCGGAACCTCCTCGCGGCCTCGGGCCGGGAGATTGTGGAAATGGATCACTCGGACCGCTGCTGCGGCTTCGGGGGCTCCTATTCCTTCACCAGCCACCCGAACATCGCCAAAAACATTCTTGCCGACAAAGTGAAAGACATCGAAAAATCAGGCGCCGACTGCGTCGCCATGGACTGCCCCGGCTGTCTGATGCAGATCCGCGGCGGCCTGGAAAAACAAGGTTCGACCATCCGCGCCGCCCACACCATCGAGCTGCTGGCTGAGGCGCTCAACTGATAAGATCTTCCTCCACCACTCTTTCTCTCCCATGGCCCCGGCCCCTCAAGCCGGGGCATTTTTTTGCTGGTCCCGTAAAAAATCTTTGCTCAGGCTCTGATCTTTTGAATTTACAAAAAAGGGCAGCCCGCGAAGGCTGCCCTTTTGATCTGCTGCGAGTGATGGTTCGAACTTACACCCTCGGTCCCGCCTGGGTGAAGTTGAAGTCGTCGCCGCCGGCGGTGTATTTCTTGAAGTTCTCCATGAACATCCCGGCCAGCTTGTTGGCGGTGGCGTCGAAGGACTCCTTGTCGGCCCAGGCGTTGCGAGGATTGAGGATGGCGCTGTCGACTCCGGGCAGGCTCTTGGGGATCCGCAGGCGGAACCAGCGGGTTTCTTCGAATTCGACTGCATTGATGCTGCCGTCGAGAATGGCATTGACGCACGCGCGGGTCGCCTTGATGCTCATGCGCTTGCCGACTCCGTGGCCGCCGCCTGTCCATCCGGTGTTGACCAGGTAGGCGTTGACGCCGTGCTTCTCCATTTTCTCGCCGAGCAGCTTCGCATAGGCGGTGGGGGGCAGCGGCAGGAACGCTTCGCCGAAGCATGCCGAAAAGGTCGCCGTCGGCTCCGTGACACCGCGCTCGGTGCCGGCGACCTTGGCGGTGTAGCCGGAGAGAAAGTAGTACATCGCCTGCTCTTTAGTCAGCTTGGAGACCGGCGGAAGCACGCCGAAGGCGTCGCAGGTGAGAAAGATAATGTTCGTGGGGTGGTCGGCCTTGAGGGACGGCTCGTGGTTCTCGATGTGCTCGATGGGATAGGAGACGCGGGTATTCTCGGTCTTGGACTGGTCGTCGAAGTCGATCACCCCGTCCTCGTCGGCGACGACATTCTCCAGCAGGGCGTTGCGACGGATGGCCGAATAGATTTCCGGCTCGCTTTCGGCGGACAGGTTGATGCATTTGGCATAGCACCCCCCCTCGAAGTTGAAGATGCCGTCATCGTCCCAGCCGTGCTCGTCGTCGCCGATGAGCTTGCGGGCGGCGTCGGTGGAGAGGGTGGTCTTTCCCGTCCCGGAGAGGCCGAAGAAGAGACAGACGTCCCCGTCCTTGCCGACGTTGGCCGAGCAGTGCATGGAGAGGATGCCCTGCAGGGGGAGCCAGTAGTTCATCATGGTGAAGATCCCCTTCTTCATCTCCCCGCCGTACCAGGTGCCGCCGATGATGGCGACATTTTTCTCGATGTTGAAGATGATGAAGACCTCGGAGTTGAGGCCGTGGCGTTCCCAGTTTTTATTCGGCAGATTGCTGGCTTTGTAGACGGTGAAGTCGGGAGCGAAGGCGGCCTGATCTTCGGCGCCGGGAGAGATGAACATGTTCTTCACGAAATGAGATTGCCAGGCGAATTCGGTGACGAAGCGGACAGATTTGCGGGTTTTTTCATTTGCGCCGCAGAAGCCGTCGGTCACGTAGAGATCCTTGCCGGAAAGATATTCCGTAACTTCGGCGAAGAGTTCATCAAAGATCTCGGGAGCAACCGGCTGGTTGATTTTACCCCAGGCGATGTTCCTGAAGGAGGGGAGTTGATGGACAAAGTACTTGTCCTTGGGCGAGCGGCCGGTGAATTTACCAGTGTCCACCATCATGGTGCCGTTTTCCGAGACGCTGCCTTCGGCATTTCTGCTCTCATGCTCGAAGAGCTCGTCATAGCCCAGATTGTGGAAAATTGTCCCGACGCTTTTCAGGCCCAAAGCTTCGGCGTCAATTGATTTTTCCTTGTCTCCCATAGCTGTCGACTCCTGCATTTTTGCTCCCTATCGTTTGTCTTCTTCCACCCGGGTCCAAGGCCGGCATATCTGGCCGGCCTCACCATTCACTCTCATTCGCGGTCGGCCAACCCGCCCGCTTCAAATTTTATATTCGCCCATAATGACTGTTTCCGGCCGTTTTTGCCCCTCCGGCACTGATAAGTAATAAGCCGAAAACTCGTCTACCGGCAGGGCATTCCCGCTCGATGCGCCGGCAAGACTGCGGATTAATGCAAGAACCGGGTCATCATCAAGTCTCAAACGTCGTATTATTATCAAATTTAACTTCAATAAAAAAGAAAAAAAGTTTAAATAAAAATGTGCGGTTTGCAAAAAGGAAAAGGCAAAAAGTGGTGTTCGGCTAACGTTTTATGAGTATTTAATTTTTCCTCATGGGCGAATTCGAATATATGCGACCAGTTGCCAGATCTGTTCATCGGTGAAATGCGGCCCCCAGGCGGGCATGATCGAGCCGCGCGAGAGATAGGGCTCGACCGTCTTGCCCTTGGCGATCCGCCAGAAAAGGTAGGCGGGATCAACCGACCGATAACGGATCGCCTCGAAGGTGGAGGCTGGGGAGTTGAATTCGGCACTCAGGCTGCGCCCCTCCTCCAGAGTTCCATGACATAGAACGCAGTGCTCCCGGAAAAGCTCCCGTCCCGCTTCCACATTGATCTGCATTTGCAGGAAGTCCTCCGGGGGCGTGCGCTCGGGGTAGGAGATCGACTCGCCGCAGGCGGTCAACAGCAGCAGCAAGGAAAGCAGTAATGGTGTCCGCTTCATTCTTATCTCCAGCCTGCCGGCGTGCCGCCAAGAGAAAAGGGGCCGCCTCCAAACGACCCCCACCACTATACCAAAATGGATTAAAATTGCTCAGGCGGATGTCGCAAATCAACCCCCCAGGCGCGCAGCTCTTCAAGGACCCCCGCCAGGACTTTATCCGTGGCGGCAGTTACCGCTGGAGTGAGATCCAGTCCCATTTCAACCGTACCCGGCTGCACTCCCCATACGACAAGTTCGGACGGAAGGTGACCCTGCAGCTCGGCGACCGCCAGCAGGTCCTGAACCCCCATCTGATGCACGGAAAGTTTGCTCGCAAAGGCCCGCGGGACTTCTTCCCCCTCGAGGCGAAAGACAGCTCCCGGCTCGGCGTCCATCTCGAGAGCGTCGATAATGAGCAGGCGATCGATCCCCTCCAGCCGCGGGAGGAGGTCAAGACCGAGGGTGCCGCCGTCAAGAACGGCAACCCCGGAAGAAAAACGGAAGCGCGTTTGCAGCATTTCGGCCATTCTTGAGCCGAAACCATCGTCGGACATCAATGCGTTGCCGAGGCCAAGGACCAGGATGCTCAATGCAGATCCTCCGGTTCAACGAACTTGTACCCCCCGAAGATGCTGCTCAGGGTGCCGTTCTTCTCCTTGACATCCATCAGCCAGGAACTGTAGACGTGATGGATGGAAAAGCCGATGAGCAGCCACATGATGATATGGTGGGTCAGCCGCATACTCTGTGCCCCGAAAGCGACCAGCAGGGGTCCAAAGACCGTGGCCCAGAAACCACCCGGAGCGAACTGGCCGTAAAGGACAAAGCCCGTGACGATCTGCAGAAGGAAAAGAGCAAAGATCACCAGGTAAGCCATGGCCGCCAGCGCATTGTGTCCCACCACATCGGGGGTCTTTTTTTCCAGAAAGGTATAGAACTTGAAGGTTTCGATCATCCCTTTTCTTCCCTCCCGCGAAGCCCATGGAAAAAACACCCTCCAGGAGGCATATCTGTTGCCCATGAATGCCCAGATGATCCGGACGATCACCGAGACCGTGAAGAGATAGGCAAAGACGAAGTGAATGAAGCGGTTCCACCCCATGATGTACTGTGCCGTTTCGGTGGCGGTATAGAAGGGATGGCCGATGTAGAAGCCCGTCACCGACAGAACCGTGATGGAGAGGACATTGATCCAGTGCGTCAGCCTGACCGGCCATTCCCACACATAGCGTATCTCGAGCATGACAACCTCCAAGGGAGCGGGACGCGGGACGCGGGATGCGGAACGCGAAGAGCTTGCTCCTCGTACCGCGTCCCTCGTCCCGCGCCCCGGTTTACAGCGCCCTGACCTTTATGATCTCCGTCCTCTTGCCGTCGAGCACGTGCACCGCGCAGGCAAGGCAGGGATCGAAGGAGTGGATGGTGCGCAGGATCTCCAGCGGCTGGTGTTCATCGGCAATAGGGGTGCCGATAAGCGCCGCCTCATAAGGGCCCATCTGCCCCATGGGATCGCGGGGACCGGCGTTCCAGGTCGAGGGAACAACCGCCTGGAAATTGGCGATGGTGCCGTTCTCGATGCGGATCCAGTGGCCGAGCGCCCCGCGCGGCGCTTCGTGGTAGCCGAATCCCCGGGACTCCTTCGGCCAGGTGGAGGGGTCCCAGAATTCGCTGTTGTGCACTTCGAGAATGCCCCGGCCCATGTTGTCCGCGAGCTGCTTCAGCCATATTTCATTCTTCTGAGCCAGGAGGAGCGTTTCGATCCCCCTGGCGGCGGTGCGGCCGAGGGTGGAAAAGAGCGCCTCGGGGCCGACCCCCAACTTGCCAAGGACGAAATTGACCGTGTCCTGAACTTCCTTGTGCCCTCCCGCATAAGCCACAACCATACGGGCCAGCGGCCCGACTTCCATCGGCTGATCCATATAGCGGGGAGCTTTGACCCAGGAATATTTCTCCTCGGTGTTGAGGAACTCATAGGGAGGTTTGGGGCCGGTGTACTTGTGATTGGTCTCGCCATCGTAGGGGTGCAGGCCCTTGTCGTCGCCGCCGGAGTAGGTGTACCAGGATTTGGTGACGTACTCGGCGATCCTGGTCTCATCCATCTCCATGACATTGGAGATGTCCTTGCCCATGATCACGCCCCGGGGAAAGTAGAAGCTTTCCGGGCCGCCGCTGTTGTCCATGGGGAAATCGCCATAGGTAAGGAAGTTCCCCACGCCGCCGCCGATGCCGGCCCATTCCTTGTAGAAGGAAGCCACCGCCAGCAGATCCGGGATGTAGACCTGCTCGACGAAGCCCCGTGCTTTCTTCAGCAGCTTGCCGATGTAGGCAACCTTGTCGGCGTTGATGGCGTTCTGGCTGTCGGGATCGACCGGAATCGACATTCCGCCGACCAGGAAGGTCTGGGGATGGGGATTCTTCGAGCCTAGGATGGCGTGGATCTTGATGATGTCCTTCTGCCACTCGAGAGCCTCCAGATAGTGGGCCACCGCCATCAGATTGGCTTCGGGCGGAAGGCGGTAGGCGCTGTGACCCCAGTAGGCGTTCTGGAAGGGGCCGAGGCGGCCGGTTCCGACGAAGGCGGCGATACGGTCCTTGATCCCCTGGAAGTAGGCAGTCCCGGAAATCGGCCAGTTGGAGATCGATTGGGCAAGCTGGGCCGTCTTTTTCGGATCGGCCTGAAGAGCGCTGGTGATGTCGACCCAGTCGAGGGCGTGGAGGTGATAGAAGTGGATCA
The genomic region above belongs to Desulfuromonas sp. TF and contains:
- the cybH gene encoding Ni/Fe-hydrogenase, b-type cytochrome subunit, which produces MLEIRYVWEWPVRLTHWINVLSITVLSVTGFYIGHPFYTATETAQYIMGWNRFIHFVFAYLFTVSVIVRIIWAFMGNRYASWRVFFPWASREGRKGMIETFKFYTFLEKKTPDVVGHNALAAMAYLVIFALFLLQIVTGFVLYGQFAPGGFWATVFGPLLVAFGAQSMRLTHHIIMWLLIGFSIHHVYSSWLMDVKEKNGTLSSIFGGYKFVEPEDLH
- a CDS encoding nickel-dependent hydrogenase large subunit, producing MAKKIAVDPVTRIEGHLRIEAQVEGGKIVDAWSSSTAFRGIETILKGRDPRDAHHFTQRFCGVCTTVHSMASIRCVEDALKIRIPDNARLIRNLIMGIQNVQDHVIHFYHLHALDWVDITSALQADPKKTAQLAQSISNWPISGTAYFQGIKDRIAAFVGTGRLGPFQNAYWGHSAYRLPPEANLMAVAHYLEALEWQKDIIKIHAILGSKNPHPQTFLVGGMSIPVDPDSQNAINADKVAYIGKLLKKARGFVEQVYIPDLLAVASFYKEWAGIGGGVGNFLTYGDFPMDNSGGPESFYFPRGVIMGKDISNVMEMDETRIAEYVTKSWYTYSGGDDKGLHPYDGETNHKYTGPKPPYEFLNTEEKYSWVKAPRYMDQPMEVGPLARMVVAYAGGHKEVQDTVNFVLGKLGVGPEALFSTLGRTAARGIETLLLAQKNEIWLKQLADNMGRGILEVHNSEFWDPSTWPKESRGFGYHEAPRGALGHWIRIENGTIANFQAVVPSTWNAGPRDPMGQMGPYEAALIGTPIADEHQPLEILRTIHSFDPCLACAVHVLDGKRTEIIKVRAL
- the pckA gene encoding phosphoenolpyruvate carboxykinase (ATP), with protein sequence MGDKEKSIDAEALGLKSVGTIFHNLGYDELFEHESRNAEGSVSENGTMMVDTGKFTGRSPKDKYFVHQLPSFRNIAWGKINQPVAPEIFDELFAEVTEYLSGKDLYVTDGFCGANEKTRKSVRFVTEFAWQSHFVKNMFISPGAEDQAAFAPDFTVYKASNLPNKNWERHGLNSEVFIIFNIEKNVAIIGGTWYGGEMKKGIFTMMNYWLPLQGILSMHCSANVGKDGDVCLFFGLSGTGKTTLSTDAARKLIGDDEHGWDDDGIFNFEGGCYAKCINLSAESEPEIYSAIRRNALLENVVADEDGVIDFDDQSKTENTRVSYPIEHIENHEPSLKADHPTNIIFLTCDAFGVLPPVSKLTKEQAMYYFLSGYTAKVAGTERGVTEPTATFSACFGEAFLPLPPTAYAKLLGEKMEKHGVNAYLVNTGWTGGGHGVGKRMSIKATRACVNAILDGSINAVEFEETRWFRLRIPKSLPGVDSAILNPRNAWADKESFDATANKLAGMFMENFKKYTAGGDDFNFTQAGPRV
- the ldhH gene encoding L-lactate dehydrogenase (quinone) large subunit LdhH produces the protein MSKERTRQYKDQIDRALATPKLQEALHRFADAYVLARENAFAGHDFEALRAGIASMKDEVRENRERYLQQFIANAEAAGARVFVAKTAEEANAYIADLAREKGVRLAVKSKSMASEEIHLNRALEAAGVKAVETDLGEWIIQLAGQRPSHMVMPAIHMFKEEVAELFGKETGKKEPAEIKHLVGVAREQLRQSYLDADMGISGANIAVAETGGIALLTNEGNARLVTTLPRIHVALIGVEKLVPTLEDAAAVVRALPKNATGQLLTSYVTWIRGAVPCGDEEKELHIVLLDNGRSALAESPHCRDALRCIRCGGCANVCPVYQTVGGHVFGHIYIGAIGIILTAFFHGLDKAAEIVRACIGCRACVAVCPSQIDLEGIILHLREVIGDEEGIGTGKSLVFRKVMRNRKMFHSLIRAASLLQKPVTRGERTIRHLPMFFSSLTEWRTLPAIAEKPLRDLFDTIPQAVETPRHRVAFFGGCANDFLYPELGKDLVKVMNRLGVEVYYPQEQNCCGIPALYSGDKETAVELAEQNVKAMLAGNPDYVLTTCPTCTMALQRDFVEHLRDNPVWAQQAEHLSAITMDVSKFMDEVLDASDVFKGLADPVKVTYHDSCHLKRGAGVWEQPRNLLAASGREIVEMDHSDRCCGFGGSYSFTSHPNIAKNILADKVKDIEKSGADCVAMDCPGCLMQIRGGLEKQGSTIRAAHTIELLAEALN
- a CDS encoding HyaD/HybD family hydrogenase maturation endopeptidase; this translates as MSILVLGLGNALMSDDGFGSRMAEMLQTRFRFSSGVAVLDGGTLGLDLLPRLEGIDRLLIIDALEMDAEPGAVFRLEGEEVPRAFASKLSVHQMGVQDLLAVAELQGHLPSELVVWGVQPGTVEMGLDLTPAVTAATDKVLAGVLEELRAWGVDLRHPPEQF
- a CDS encoding cytochrome c, yielding MKRTPLLLSLLLLLTACGESISYPERTPPEDFLQMQINVEAGRELFREHCVLCHGTLEEGRSLSAEFNSPASTFEAIRYRSVDPAYLFWRIAKGKTVEPYLSRGSIMPAWGPHFTDEQIWQLVAYIRIRP